From a region of the Coffea arabica cultivar ET-39 chromosome 3e, Coffea Arabica ET-39 HiFi, whole genome shotgun sequence genome:
- the LOC113737003 gene encoding 2-alkenal reductase (NADP(+)-dependent) isoform X1 gives MAEGEEVENKQVILKHYVRGSPKESDMEIRTAKTKLKLQEGSSGAIVVKNLYLSCDPYMRNRMSKMEGSYVESFTPGSPIVGYGVAEVLDSSHQNYKKGDLVWGMTTWEEYSVITSTEGLFKIQHTDVPLSYYTGILGMPGMTAYVGFFEVCSPKKGERVFISAASGAVGQLVGQIAKLFGCYVVGSAGSKEKVSTLRSSLHQFLLIPGGVDLLKNKFGFDEAFNYKEEADLNVALKRYFPDGIDIYFENVGGKMLDAVLLNMTPYGRIAACGMISQYNLEQPEGVQNLFCLVTKRIRMEGFLVFDYYHLYPKFLEMIIPQIKEGKITYVEDIAEGLENAPSALIGLFSGRNIGKQVVAVTRG, from the exons ATGGCGGAAGGGGAGGAAGTGGAGAACAAGCAGGTGATACTGAAGCACTACGTCCGGGGTTCTCCGAAGGAGAGTGATATGGAAATCAGAACCGCCAAGACGAAGCTGAAGCTTCAGGAAGGTTCTTCGGGGGCGATTGTGGTGAAAAATCTCTACTTGTCTTGTGACCCTTACATGAGAAACCGCATGAGCAAGATGGAAGGCAGCTATGTTGAGTCCTTCACTCCCGGCTCC CCTATTGTGGGATATGGCGTGGCTGAAGTTCTGGATTCTAGTCATCAAAATTACAAGAAAGGTGATCTGGTTTGGGGAATGACTACATGGGAAGAGTACAGTGTTATCACTTCTACAGAGGGTCTCTTTAAGATTCAGCACACAGATGTGCCTTTGTCCTACTATACAGGCATCCTGG GTATGCCTGGCATGACTGCTTATGTTGGTTTTTTTGAGGTGTGCTCTCCAAAGAAGGGAGAACGTGTCTTTATTTCAGCAGCATCTGGAGCAGTTGGCCAACTTGTTGGGCAAATTGCAAAGCTATTTGGCTGCTATGTTGTTGGAAGTGCTGGAAGCAAAGAAAAGGTCAGTACATTGAGAAGTTCACTCCATCAGTTTCTCCTAATTCCAGGTGGG GTTGATTTATTGAAGAATAAGTTCGGGTTTGATGAAGCTTTCAACTATAAAGAAGAGGCAGATTTAAATGTGGCTCTGAAAAG GTATTTTCCGGATGGTATTGATATTTACTTCGAGAATGTAGGAGGAAAGATGCTTGATGCCGTGCTTCTAAACATGACCCCCTACGGCCGCATTGCTGCCTGTGGCATGATATCACAATATAACCTTGAGCAGCCCGAAGGAGTTCAAAATCTGTTTTGTCTGGTCACCAAGCGAATTCGAATGGAAGGATTTCTGGTGTTTGATTACTACCATCTCTATCCTAAGTTCCTGGAAATGATTATCCCACAGATAAAAGAAGGGAAGATTACTTATGTGGAAGACATAGCTGAAGGCCTTGAGAACGCCCCAAGTGCTTTGATAGGGCTTTTCTCGGGGCGTAACATTGGGAAGCAGGTGGTAGCTGTTACCCGCGGATAA
- the LOC113737003 gene encoding 2-alkenal reductase (NADP(+)-dependent) isoform X2 has translation MAEGEEVENKQVILKHYVRGSPKESDMEIRTAKTKLKLQEGSSGAIVVKNLYLSCDPYMRNRMSKMEGSYVESFTPGSPIVGYGVAEVLDSSHQNYKKGDLVWGMTTWEEYSVITSTEGLFKIQHTDVPLSYYTGILGMPGMTAYVGFFEVCSPKKGERVFISAASGAVGQLVGQIAKLFGCYVVGSAGSKEKVDLLKNKFGFDEAFNYKEEADLNVALKRYFPDGIDIYFENVGGKMLDAVLLNMTPYGRIAACGMISQYNLEQPEGVQNLFCLVTKRIRMEGFLVFDYYHLYPKFLEMIIPQIKEGKITYVEDIAEGLENAPSALIGLFSGRNIGKQVVAVTRG, from the exons ATGGCGGAAGGGGAGGAAGTGGAGAACAAGCAGGTGATACTGAAGCACTACGTCCGGGGTTCTCCGAAGGAGAGTGATATGGAAATCAGAACCGCCAAGACGAAGCTGAAGCTTCAGGAAGGTTCTTCGGGGGCGATTGTGGTGAAAAATCTCTACTTGTCTTGTGACCCTTACATGAGAAACCGCATGAGCAAGATGGAAGGCAGCTATGTTGAGTCCTTCACTCCCGGCTCC CCTATTGTGGGATATGGCGTGGCTGAAGTTCTGGATTCTAGTCATCAAAATTACAAGAAAGGTGATCTGGTTTGGGGAATGACTACATGGGAAGAGTACAGTGTTATCACTTCTACAGAGGGTCTCTTTAAGATTCAGCACACAGATGTGCCTTTGTCCTACTATACAGGCATCCTGG GTATGCCTGGCATGACTGCTTATGTTGGTTTTTTTGAGGTGTGCTCTCCAAAGAAGGGAGAACGTGTCTTTATTTCAGCAGCATCTGGAGCAGTTGGCCAACTTGTTGGGCAAATTGCAAAGCTATTTGGCTGCTATGTTGTTGGAAGTGCTGGAAGCAAAGAAAAG GTTGATTTATTGAAGAATAAGTTCGGGTTTGATGAAGCTTTCAACTATAAAGAAGAGGCAGATTTAAATGTGGCTCTGAAAAG GTATTTTCCGGATGGTATTGATATTTACTTCGAGAATGTAGGAGGAAAGATGCTTGATGCCGTGCTTCTAAACATGACCCCCTACGGCCGCATTGCTGCCTGTGGCATGATATCACAATATAACCTTGAGCAGCCCGAAGGAGTTCAAAATCTGTTTTGTCTGGTCACCAAGCGAATTCGAATGGAAGGATTTCTGGTGTTTGATTACTACCATCTCTATCCTAAGTTCCTGGAAATGATTATCCCACAGATAAAAGAAGGGAAGATTACTTATGTGGAAGACATAGCTGAAGGCCTTGAGAACGCCCCAAGTGCTTTGATAGGGCTTTTCTCGGGGCGTAACATTGGGAAGCAGGTGGTAGCTGTTACCCGCGGATAA